A genomic region of Candidatus Cloacimonadota bacterium contains the following coding sequences:
- a CDS encoding type II/IV secretion system protein: MLGKSRLGKLLVDKAIIDKDTLNKALIIQADEDPYNPRRLEDILVTDLKVKHDDVYGLLADLYAFRKVDINVDKLDQAQISQTREILSKFPENLKRELLYKKVLPYQLAQGRRTTLIILAADPTDKIVEKIPLNTEFKKYEVAYCSLTTIEELIKIIAPQKNEFLELLSEAGEQMEEVKEEGKAEGVDEYALDEEINKSLLVNLFEGSLIEAVRKGASDIHIIPFQRSNVDFLFRVDGKLHQWHRQEKTSPEAIAAVVKDRTNGIDRFERDNAQDGFAQRVVDGHLIRFRVSVLPIISSEYERRFESIVIRVIDDRNVITDLAKLGLQKQAESDFLKAVNKSKGIILLTGPTGSGKSTTLMAALHHVIDPSRNVLTCEDPVEYVIKGARQLKISAKMSFDQAIRSILRHDPDIVMVGEIRDKITADVAVKLANTGHLTFSTLHTNDAPSAISRLYKMGVETFLLAYAVNIIIAQRLVRRLCPECRRPLSRDKYKGALELGLTEDDLKKGLVYEAGPGCKKCMNGYKGRVNICEALYFTDEIRKVIMESGEEIDEEKIRKIAEGQGMLSLLDSGLDRIRKGLTSVSEVSYATSEG, translated from the coding sequence ATGTTAGGAAAATCAAGATTAGGTAAGCTGCTGGTCGATAAAGCAATCATTGATAAAGATACTTTGAATAAGGCTCTTATCATCCAAGCAGATGAGGATCCGTATAATCCACGACGTCTGGAAGATATCCTTGTAACTGACCTGAAGGTCAAGCACGATGATGTTTATGGTCTTCTGGCTGATCTCTATGCATTCAGGAAAGTTGACATTAATGTCGATAAATTAGATCAGGCACAAATAAGCCAAACACGCGAGATCCTTTCAAAATTTCCTGAAAATCTTAAAAGAGAGTTGCTTTATAAGAAGGTCTTACCTTACCAACTTGCGCAAGGAAGGCGTACAACGCTCATCATACTTGCAGCTGACCCAACAGATAAAATTGTAGAAAAAATACCCCTCAATACTGAATTCAAAAAATATGAAGTCGCATACTGCTCACTCACTACCATTGAGGAATTGATCAAGATCATTGCCCCTCAAAAAAATGAATTCCTTGAACTTCTCAGTGAGGCAGGCGAGCAGATGGAAGAAGTTAAAGAAGAAGGAAAGGCAGAGGGTGTAGACGAATATGCTTTAGATGAAGAAATCAATAAAAGCCTTCTCGTAAACCTTTTCGAGGGAAGTCTTATAGAAGCTGTTCGAAAAGGTGCAAGTGATATTCATATCATCCCCTTTCAGCGCTCGAATGTTGATTTCCTCTTTCGTGTAGATGGCAAGCTTCATCAATGGCATAGGCAGGAAAAGACCTCACCAGAAGCAATAGCTGCAGTTGTTAAGGACAGAACAAATGGTATCGACCGATTCGAAAGAGATAATGCACAGGATGGTTTTGCTCAACGAGTTGTCGATGGACACCTGATCCGTTTTCGTGTATCTGTTCTCCCAATCATATCATCTGAATATGAACGAAGGTTCGAAAGTATCGTCATCCGTGTTATCGATGACAGAAACGTTATCACAGACCTTGCAAAACTTGGTTTACAAAAACAAGCAGAATCAGATTTCTTAAAAGCAGTAAACAAATCAAAGGGTATCATTCTTCTTACCGGTCCAACCGGAAGTGGAAAAAGCACAACCTTGATGGCTGCCCTTCACCATGTGATCGATCCCTCTCGAAACGTGCTCACATGTGAAGATCCTGTCGAGTATGTTATAAAAGGTGCACGTCAGTTAAAAATAAGTGCAAAGATGTCATTTGATCAGGCAATTCGTTCTATCCTCAGACACGATCCTGATATCGTCATGGTTGGTGAGATAAGAGATAAGATCACTGCAGATGTTGCTGTAAAACTTGCAAATACCGGACATCTGACTTTTTCTACACTCCATACAAACGATGCTCCAAGTGCTATTTCCCGATTATATAAAATGGGTGTAGAGACTTTCCTGCTTGCCTATGCAGTCAATATCATTATTGCTCAGCGTCTCGTAAGAAGACTCTGTCCTGAATGCAGAAGACCTCTTTCCAGGGATAAATATAAAGGCGCTCTTGAACTTGGTCTTACTGAAGATGATCTTAAAAAGGGACTCGTCTATGAAGCTGGTCCTGGATGTAAGAAGTGCATGAACGGCTATAAGGGGCGTGTTAATATTTGCGAAGCCCTCTATTTTACTGACGAGATTCGAAAAGTGATCATGGAGTCAGGTGAAGAAATTGACGAAGAAAAGATTCGTAAAATCGCAGAAGGCCAGGGCATGCTTTCGTTGCTTGACTCAGGTCTGGATAGAATCCGAAAAGGACTTACTTCTGTTTCTGAAGTGTCCTATGCAACATCAGAAGGTTAA